A part of Fusarium graminearum PH-1 chromosome 3, whole genome shotgun sequence genomic DNA contains:
- a CDS encoding 4-aminobutyrate aminotransferase, protein MSALRAGMAARPAVQAASRATAFRTFATSRNMRMAAVSEKTFFAGEPEAPSVKTAIPGPKTKSHMDELTKVFDTRSANMMADYTKSKGNYIVDPDGNVLLDVFAQIASIAVGYNNPALLKAASSPEMVNAIVNRPALGAFPSHDWADLLKSSLLSVAPKGLDNVFTAMAGSDANETAYKAAFMWRRQQERGGPDVDFSAKELDSAMNNQSPGSPDLSILSFKTGFHGRLFGSLSTTRSKAIHKIDIPAFDWPQATFPKLKYPLEENVEENKKIEQASIDEVEHLIKSWHHPPCAVVVEPVQSEGGDNHASPDFFRKLRTLTKKHNILLIVDEVQTGIGATGKFWAHEHWNLESPPDIVTFSKKAQAAGFYYADPAIRPNKPYRQFNTWMGDPARAILFKAIVDEINKNDLVNHTAKVGDQLFKDLEGLSKKYPGQIENLRGKGQGTFIAFDSPKRDKFLAEAKTLGVNIGGSGADAVRLRPMLIFQQKHADILLDAVEKIVKQ, encoded by the exons ATGTCGGCCCTCCGCGCTGGCATGGCCGCCAGGCCTGCAGTCCAAGCTGCTTCCCGAGCTACCGCTTTCCGCACTTTCGCCACTTCTCGAAACATGCGAATGGCTGCTGTTTCAGAAAAGACTTTCTTCGCCGGCGAGCCCGAAGCTCCCTCGGTCAAGACAGCTATCCCCGgccccaagaccaagagccaCATGGATGAGCTCACAAAGGTTTTCGACACCCGTAGTGCCAACATGATGGCCGACTacaccaagagcaagggtaACTACATCGTTGACCCTGATGGCAACGTTCTCCTCGACGT CTTCGCTCAGATTGCCTCCATTGCTGTCGGCTACAACAACCCTGCcctcctcaaggctgcttccaGCCCGGAGATGGTCAACGCCATTGTTAACCGACCTGCTCTTGGAGCCTTCCCCTCTCACGACTGGGCCGATCttctcaagtcaagtcttCTCAGTGTTGCCCCTAAGGGCTTGGATAACGTCTTCACTGCCATGGCTGGTTCCGACGCCAACGAGACTGCCTACAAAGCCGCTTTCATGTGGCGCCGACAGCAGGAGCGAGGTGGTCCTGATGTCGACTTTAGCGCCAAGGAGCTCGATAGTGCCATGAACAACCAGTCTCCCGGTAGTCCCGACCTCTCTATCCTTTCCTTCAAGACTGGTTTCCACGGCCGTCTCTTTGGATCGCTTTCCACAACCCGATCCAAGGCAATTCACAAGATCGATATCCCTGCTTTCGACTGGCCTCAGGCTACCttccccaagctcaagtaCCCTCTCGAGGAGAATGTtgaggagaacaagaagatcgagcAGGCTAGTATCGATGAGGTTGAGCACCTTATTAAGAGCTGGCACCACCCTCCCTGCGCCGTCGTTGTCGAGCCCGTCCAGAGCGAGGGCGGTGACAACCACGCCTCGCCTGACTTTTTCCGCAAGCTGCGCACTCTGACCAAGAAGCACAACATTCTCCTTATCGTGGACGAGGTCCAGACTGGTATTGGCGCTACAGGCAAGTTCTGGGCTCATGAGCACTGGAACCTCGAGAGCCCCCCTGATATTGTGACCTTCTCTAAGAAGGCCCAGGCCGCCGGTTTCTACTATGCTGACCCTGCCATTCGTCCCAACAAGCCTTACCGTCAGTTCAACACATGGATGGGTGACCCTGCTCGCGCTATCCtcttcaaggccatcgttgatgagatcaacaagaacgatCTCGTCAACCACACCGCAAAGGTTGGTGACCAGCTTTTCAAGGACCTTGAGGGTCTTAGCAAGAAGTACCCAGGCCAGATTGAGAACCTTCGTGGTAAGGGCCAGGGAACCTTTATTGCTTTTGACAGCCCCAAGCGTGATAAGTTCCTGGCTGAGGCCAAGACTTTGGGTGTGAACATTGGTGGTAGCGGCGCTGACGCCGTCCGTCTACGACCTATGCTCATCTTCCAGCAGAAGCATGCTGACATTCTTCTCGACGcagttgagaagattgtcAAGCAGTAA